Part of the Vibrio sp. SS-MA-C1-2 genome, ACTTTTTCTGCTGCTCGGCTTCTTTTTGATAACGGAATGATCCAAGTTGTAGGTAGTAAATACGCTGATACTGTTTCGTGACTATTGTCTTACTTTCTTCGTCATTGTTCATTTTTACTTTTTTTGCTGACGTATTATTTAGCACTTCTGCTTTTTTTGTTTTAACCACATTATGAAGAGCGACGTCTATACTTTTGGCTTGTTTCGATTCAGGAATATCGAGCACATCTCTTTTATCAACAAAAAAACCACGCTTCTCAACGACGGTGCTGAATTGGCTAACTTGTTGGCTATTTTCATAACCTAATTGCAATAACACACGATTAAGATCGTTAGTTCTGCCCATTTTTAAAAGTGCTACCGCTAAGTTGGCCCCGACTTTGCTATTATCTGGTTGAGTTTGATAAAGTGGAAATAGTATATCGACGGCTTTTTGATACTCACCTTGATAGACATAAACTAACCCTAAGTTATTTTTGATATCTAACTCATTACCTCCACGCAAGCGGGCTTCATTCAAGTTATTAATCGCATATTGGTACAATCCTAACTGTGCATTGGCGATGCCCATCCCCATATACAGCTCTTTTGAATCATCTCCATATTGTTTTGCCAAATAATAGGAATCTAACGCATCACTGTATTTTTGTTGCTTATTATAAACATCACCAAGAAGACGGTAGAGATGACCATTTTCTTTATTCTGCTCTAATGCACGATGAAGATAAAAGTTAGCAGACTCTAAATCTTTATTATTTAAATACAGCTCCGCAATCGTTAACTGTAGTCCGCTATTTTCAGGATCAAGAGCAAGCTGACCTTTATAGTAATTAATCAGCGCAGGGTAATTATGACTGCGTTTATATTGATCGAGTAAGGCTTGCTGCTCTTTTGTTATTGAACTGGCACAACCAAAAAGGGTTAAACAGAGCATTAAAGTAATTATTTTTTTCATCATTCAGACTATCCCATTGAACGCATAATTGGCGGCGCTAAAATTAATATAATGATTGGAAACATAATTAGTAGAATTAGCGGGCCACTCATCTTGGCTGATAACTTACCAATTTTCTCTTCCATCGATAAAATTTGTTCTTTACGCATATCTTCTGCAAGATCAGATAACACGTTAGAAATAGAAGTGCCATATTGAATATTTTGAGTCAAAGTTAACGTAAAACTGCGTACCGATGTGGTCGGTATTCGCTCGGCTAAATCCTTTAACGCCAGCTCTAACCCTTTAATGGCAGCAGCGTCAGACGTTTTTCTAATTTGATAGCAAAGATCCTTATCAAAAGACTGTAATTCATCACTTAAATAACGAAATGAAGCCTCCAAAGTCATCCCAGTTTGAACACAAACAGACATCATATCGAGCATATATGGCAATTGACGGCTGTTACTCTCAATAATCCGTTTCTTTCTCGCCACTAAATACATATCAGGTGCAACAAGAATAAAAATGAAAATTAATAGAATATAAATCAGCAGATCATTAATCGGCAAACCACTTAAATAACACAACAATAAAAAGGCAAAGAGAATCGTATATTTAACCGGAGCAAAATACCGAGATAACGCCGCATTATAGATCCCAGCATCTTCAAATTTACTTTTTAATTCTCGTTGCTGATTTTTCCCTAAGCCACCTAAAAACTCATGGAACCAATTCAAGTTAATTTTTACTTTATGATCTAAAAATCGACTCGCATTTAGTTTTCGAGTTTTTATGGTTAAATAGTGAGTTACTGCTAAAGAGATTAATAACGCCACCAGCAGCAGAGGGAGTAAAATAGTTAACATCTATTTCGCTCCTCTCACTAACATCCAAACAATAAATAACCCTAACGTTTCACTTCCGACCACGTAATAAAGTATTCCTCGTCCTTCTGGTGCAAAAAGAACAAAGTTAAAATCCTCTGGCGACATATATTTCAAACCGATCATAAATATCAGTGGAATTGCCCCGACGATTTTGGCTGAAATTCGTGCTTCAGAAGTCATTGCCATTTTCTTTTTTTCAAGATTTCTAGCTTCAACTAGTACACGAATCAATCGTCCCATTACAGACTTTAATTGCCCACCACGTGCCATATTGGCTCGAATGGTAATGACAAAAAATAAAAACGCAGGATAAGGGAATTTCTTACAAGAACGCTCAAAAATATCATCGACAGACTCACCTAGCATCATACGATCTGAGATATCTTTAAACTCATACCCAATGGTGTTATCTAACGTTTTACCCACATAACTAAACCCTTGGTTAATACTCTCTCCCGCAGTAACCGCACTCATCAATATATTCAATGCATCAGGGAAAGTTTCATCAAACTCTTTACGACGACGACCTAATAACCAAGATAACGATATCCAACTCACCGTCAATGAGCTAACAGGTACAAACCAAACTGGATTAAAATGTAGCCATGCATTATTGGCATATAACGAAAAAGAGATCACTACAATTAAAAAAGCGGTAAGTTTAAGCCGTGCTCTTTTACCCAATAATTCATTAACTAAAATTAAGAATTGTTGAGCTCGAATTAACAGTGGCGCATCGGTTAAGCCTTTAAGGTTAATGGCATCAGGTGCTAATGACGCCTCTTGCCCCTCTGGGAGTAAAAAAGCATATTTATTATTCTTTTTCTTACGCAGGTACAAATAAAGTCCAACAACTCCCACTAAGATAATAAACGCGATAGTTGAATTCATGAGCCATCACTCATCTCATAAGCTTGTTCTAATTCTCGACTTAGACCATAAAAACCGGCTTGTTCAGTGACTTTAGAGCGTCCACTGATCCCACTGGTTGTAAATCGTCCCGTGATTTTATCTGCCCCTTGGTTATTATCTTGCTCAAACTTAAATAATTCTTCCATCACCACAGCATCACCTTCTAAACCATAGATTTCAGAGATACTGGTGACTTTACGGCTACCATCACGAAGGCGACTCGCTTGTACCACTAACGTTACAGCTGAAACGATAGTACGACGGATCGCAGAAAGTGGAAGGCTCAAGTTCGCCATCATCACCATCGATTCAATTCGAGAGATTGCATCACGAGGGGTATTAGCATGGAGCGTTGACATCGAGCCATCATGCCCTGTATTCATGGCCTGTAACATCTCAAAAGCTTCTGAGCCACGACACTCGCCCAAAATAATTCGTTCAGGACGCATACGCAGTGCATTAATCACTAAGTCACGCTGAGTCACTGCGCCTGTCCCCTCAACACCGGCGGGACGTGTTTCTAAACGAACAACGTGGGGTTGCTGGATTCGAAGCTCTGCCGCATCCTCAATCGTTAGGATTCGCTCATCTTCACCGATATATTGAGAGAGTGCATTAAGTAGGGTTGTTTTTCCTGAGCCTGTACCACCAGAGATAATAATATTGATACGACAACGAGCAGCAATCATTAACACTCGCGCCATCGCAGGTGACATGGCACCAAAGCCCACCAGCTCTCGAAGTCCTAATTTTTGCTCTTTAAATTTACGGATCGAGATCGATACGCCATCAAGAGCGATAGGTGGAATCACAATATTAACACGACTACCATCGGCTAAACGGGCGTCAACAAGAGGCGAAGATTCATCAACACGTCGCCCCACATTATTGGCAATTCGTTTCGCGATATCGAGTAACTGCTGTTCACTCATAAAGCTCAAATCGGTTTTTTGAACTTTACCATTACGCTCAACAAAAATATCATCGACACTGTTAACCATGATGTCGGCGATAGATTCATCTTTCATCAATTCTTCAAGTGGGCCTAAGCCAATCAACTCATCGACTAAAGATTTTGCTAATTCAATCCGAGTAATCGATGGGATCGGTGTTGGGTAGCTACGGCTAAGGGTGTGAACCGCATTTTCAATCTGTTTTGTTAACTCTGCCGGCGTCATATCATTGACGATACTGGCATCGAGAACTTCAAAAATCTTACCGCGAAACTCTTCATATAACTCTCTTGCTAGACTCATTTACCTAGCCTCGACTTTAATTTTTGTACAAAAGAGCTTTTTTGATTTGGATCTTCACCATTGACTATCTTAGCCAAATCACTAAATGGCGAGGACTTTTTATTATCCGTCGTATGGAGTCGTTTGCCGTCAATTAACAGTGCCGCCGCATTTTTAATAAAGCTAATCTCAATATCTACTTTGCATTTCAAAAAGCGCTCAACCTCTTCACGGTTAAGGTTAAAGCTGCCTGTTGGGCGGTGATGATTCAACACCACAATCACACGTAATTTATCGTCTTTGATTAATGCGGCTTCACTGACTTTTTCTAAGATTTTTTGCCCACTACGAACACAAGAGATCGACGGATCGACCACAATAACAATCACATTATGTTGACGTACCACCCGTTCAATATCGAGTTTAAAATCAACTGACGCCGAGTAGTCATTGACGATAAAGTTAACTTGACGCTCTAATTTATGACAAATCGTATTGGTGTGACTCTCTAACAATTCATTTTTTGCATCGCCATCTAAAGCGAAATATTGAAAATTATGTGAAATTTCAGACAAATAACCCGCCGCAGACTCTTCATCCAACTTATCAATCTCAACCGAAATCTTGCTAAGTTCAACCTTTTCAAGATCTTTACGATTTAAAATAATATCAACATTACTATTATGAAAATGGTGATCAACTAACACACTTCGGCTGCCTTTTTTAGCCAACCCACTGGCAATTTCAGCGCTGATCACCGTCGTTCCAACACCACCTCGACAACCTAACACGGCGACTTGTTTGGCTTTACGAAAGTAACCATTTGCCAATAGTGCCGCTTGATTATTGGCAACTTGTTTAATACTTCTAATCAACTCATCACGAGTAGCTGGCCATGGTAGGTAATAGAAACCCATTTTTTCTAATTGGCGTAACACCGAAATCGAGTCATCACTACCAAGAACAATAATTGACCGGTTATTGGCGATTTTATTATTCAGCAATTCAACATCTTGCAATAGGTTTTCATTGCCGATTAAATCAAGAATAATGGTCTGTCCCAGCTGCTCAGGTTTCGCTTTATCTGGATCGCAACTTAAGCAATGTAAATCATCCCATGCTTCAAAGCGGCAAACCTCCTCAACGAGACTTTTACTTTCATTCGATTGATAAAAGAGGGTGATGCCACTGACAATTTGCTGCTGTTGTTGTTTCGGCTTGCTTTTGCTGTCGATAGTAAACGAGAGTTCATCCGCTAAATCAAACATTCTTCACTCCCTCTATCGAACCAAATTCGCTGGATTACGTACACTAATGGTACGGTTTGCATCAACACTGCAACCAATATTTGGCATGTCGTTGCCTAAAACATAAGGTTTACACACTTCAACTTTGACACGCCATTGCACCACATCAATGGCCATTTTATCTGTCAACCTGTCATCTCTTTTTAAGATAATTCGTTTCGGTTCAATTCCTTGATCAGCAAGTAAGGCTTTAAGCTGCTTTGCTAACATTTTATCTTTTGGATGATATGTAATAGATAGATCAACAATGGTCTCTTCAAATTGTTGGCCTATAGCGATAATTTTTTTCTGCTCAAACTGATGTCTAGATGTTTTAAAGGTAATGGTAAATTGATGATTCTCGCGATAGACCACACTTTCAGATCCTAAATTATCATTCGCGCGATCAGCACACCCCACCATTAACATCGCAACCAAACAAAGGATAAAACGTTTGAATTTACTCATTGGAGAAGCCTCCTTGATTAATCAAATCAATCGTCATTGCTTCTTGCACACTGTTACCACTGATTAACTTTGAACCGGGAATACCTAATAAACGCTCATAAGTATTGGTTTTCTCTAAATAAGGCAGTTGAATTTTGTTCATGGTGGTCGGCTTAACCAAATTAACTGTTGCGATAATCACCACTTCACTGCGATCTCGACTGGTTGAGGATTGACTAAACAATGCACCAAAGAATGGGATATCACCTAACAATGGAATTTTACTCAAACTTTCAATATCAGCGCTATTCATCAAGCCGCCAACCATAAAGCTTTGACCATCGGCTAACTCAATCGTCGTGGTGGTTTTTCTGCTTCCCATTTGCGGTGCACTCAATCCTGCACCTGTCACTGTCCCAGTAATTTGACTCACTTCAGGTTGTAAACGTAAACGGATTTGGTCTTCGCTTAACACTTTGGCAGAAAGATCCAATTGAATACCGAACTCTTTATAAGTCACACTAATCGCATCTTGATCACGAGCAATAATCGGCACTTCCCCACCAACTAAAAATGACGCTTCTTCACCAGAAAGTACCGTTAAATTGGGTTCCGCTAAAATCTGTCCCATTGAATCATCAGCCGTTGCAGTAAGCATCGCTGAAAGGTCTGGAGCAGAGAAGTCAGGAGTCACACTAAAATTAAAGGTGCCACTGCCACCATTCCATTGCACACCTAACGTTTCAGAAAAAGCACTGCTTATTTCAGCAATCGTCACTTTGACATTAAGCTGATAAGGGTGACGTAATTCTAATCCTTCAATAATGCCATCATAGGTGTAATTACGATAAAAATTAGCACTCGGATCGGGTTGGATGGGGTCAGATAAAGTTAATTCAGAAGTCGTCGCCCAACGTTCGGTCTTCTCTTTGCCAAGCATTCCAGCCACTAATGCATAGATATCATCTCGTTGCTCTTCGGTATAAACTTGCCCGCGAATCGCCACTTTTTTTCCCACGGACTTTAAACTAATATCCAATTCAGGATAAATTACCTTTAATTCTTGTCTAACTTCCGCTAATGGTTGAGTGACTCTGACGATAGATGAACCAATAATATTTCCATCAACATCGTAGATCATTAAGCGAGTTTGGCCAATTTGACGACCAAATAACACTAACTGTTTGCCACCAATAATTTGATAATCTGCAATCGTTGGCTGACTGATAAAAACCGTGCCAATTTTTTTGCTGTACTTTAATGGCATTGCATCATCAACAGAGACATCTATCGCTCTGGCACACACTAACGATGGCAGGACTAAAAGTAGTAATAAGGTTATTTTTTTTATTATTTTCATTACATTGCCTCTGGTGCTGCAGCTTCAGTTACTGCATTGCCACGTAGTTCTCTTATGCCTTGGTAGTTATTAATCACGTCACCGACATTGGCTTCTGGTATTGTTTTAGTTGGGTGGCTGCGATAAATTTCGAAATACATGGTTCTTTGAGCTAACGCTAATTTTGATATATTCTCAGGATCGACTTCAACAACCATGGTGGTTTGAAATTCTCCAGCCGCTGAAACACGTGGACTGATCGTTAAATGGCTAACAGGCGTTTTATCTTTATTCTTTTTGTCATCAGTGACTTTTGGCTTCTGTTCAAAAGCGACCACTCGAACTTTATTAAATAAAATACGCGCTTGGATGCCATCATAATTACCAATTCTTAAGGTGGCTCCAGATAAATTAGTTGTCGGAGAGCTAATCGCCATAATATCGACCAGATCACCAGATTGAATATAGTTATTAATAAGATTAGAAGTAGAAATAGTCAGCGGATAAAGCACCATTCCTTCGGTGGTCAAGAGGTCTAAATAGCCACGATCTTTAGGATTAGCAATAAAATCTGCCGTTATCCATTGGTATTCCGTAATCGACTCTTTAAGAATTGAATCTGCGGTTAATGGCAATTTAACGCTTTGATTAAAACCAATTTTAACCGCTTCAGGTTTTGGTAGTATCACTTTCTGAAAGTCGCTATTGCTCACCACTGTCCCTTTGGATAAGTCTGATTTTGCTTGCCAAAAGGTTAACTGTTCTACTTTCACTTTTTGTGTGGCTTTTTGAATGGCTGCATTTGCTTTAGCATCAGCACGACTATTAATCGTATCGACAACTGAGTAGAGAGCAAAAGCAATAATTGAAAATGATACGATAAAAATGATTCTGGAATTCATCGCTTATCCTCCCTGATAACGTAGCTCAAACTGAATCGTACTAATATAAAAATGACACTGAGATATAAACCGATATTAATTAGATTATTTGGTGAAAAATTCAGATTAAATGAATGGCCACATTAATAACTGAGGTGATTGCGAATAAAGCATCACGGTTGTTCCTGCGACAATAGCAACCCCGTAAGGCAGATGCGGATTCTCTTTTTGCTTATAGATCACTCGATATTTGATCAAATAAAACAGTGAGAGTACGCCGCCAAATAGTGCAATCATCACTAACCAATCCATCAATTGTGACGGTAACAACAACGGCGAAATTGCCATCACTAATTTAGCATCACCGCCTGCCCAAAAACCGATGGAAAATAACACTAAACTCATCACGGTTATAATAGTAAAACTGATTAATGCGACTGATATGGATTGATACCAAATAACTTGCCAACAGGCGATAGCAAACACGGCTATCACCTGCCAGTTGTATATTTTTCTATATTTAATATCAGAAAAAATAGCAAGAAGTAAAAACACTAACTAATTGACGTAGGTGCTGTACCTGCACTTCCTAAGTCAGTTTCAATACTTTCAAATGTAGAATTAATCGATTCTGTTAATCTTGGTGCAATAATAACTAAAGCGGCAGCTAACGCTACCGCAATCAAACCATACTCAATTGCGGTTACACCGCGCTGATCTGACTTTAGGCTGTTTAAAAATGTCTTTAACTTGTTCATGTCAATTCCTTTGTATTAAAATGAGATATAAAAATGAAATTAGAAAATTGAGATTAAGAATACATAATCTAAAAGTTGAACATACTTAAAGCGAAGGAAATAGAAAAAATCGATATTATCGACAATTACGATAGAGTTAACAAAGATCTTACACTGCGCTGTCATTATCAACACATAAATCTGAAATTACGTGCTTAGCTTCATACTTTGACAAACCAATTAGATGGTATGACCACTGTAAATTTTATCTGTTTTTTCATCTATTTATTGTTGTGGATTTTTCAATTTTAACCTTATAAAATTAAAACTTAATTATTAACTGATTGACAATAATATGAATAAAAAAGTCAACTTTATCTCGATTTCTCTATTTATTACTCTTTCCATTTTATGTTTATTTAGTTTTAATATCTGGGTGTTTAAAACTGATATTAAATTGCTTTATGACTATAAGAGAGTGTTTGTTCTCTGTACAATTAGCGTTTTTATGCTGGTCATCGGTATTCAGACAATAACTAGAACAGAAATAGTGAATAGGTTATTAAGTCTGCCAAAACAGGTGATTTTATTTTCGACTATTTTTATTTTATCTATTCTACATGCTAATTATAATAGTCATTATTTCGAACAAAGCCAAACTATCATGTTTTTTTGGTTAGGTTTAATTATGATGGCGTTTGCATTATCAACACTAGATAAAACACTAAAAATTATCATCTATCCTTTTTTTCCGATACTAAGCTATCTGCTTTTCGCTTCTGTACTGATTGGTTTTTTATCTGCGGTATTCAATCAGAAAATTCCATCGATTCATCACATCATCAGTTTTGTTAACCCTCGTTTTCTTAATCAAATACAAATCTGGTTAGTAATTCCGCTATTTTATCTATTATTGACAATTAAAGGACGTAAGAAATGGTTCTTTTTCGCATTTGTTCCATTAATACTCAACATTAGCCTCTATTTTGGCTTAGATGCTAGAGGTGTCAGTTTATCGACAGTTTCAACTTTATTTTTATGGACACTGCTTGATCGAGTTTATCGAAAGAAAATATTATTTAATTTAACGCTTTTATTTGCTTTAGGGTTTATCATTAAAACCCTCCTCCTTTCACCTATGCCTAATTATATTTTTGGTGGTGAAGTCGCTGATGTGATTCATGCGATTAGAACCAATACATCAGATAGAATCTCTCTTTGGCAGGACGCTATAAATATAAGTAGTTTAATCGGACATGGAGGAAAAGCATACATATGTAATTATAAATTAGCTGGACACCCTCATAATTCAATTCTTAATATGTTATTTAATTATGGATTAATTGCAACATTGTGTTATATGTCATTAGCTTTATTATTATTAAAAACCGTGATTGTGACTAAATTTAGACAGGTTAGAGTAACAGGACTCTCATTAATTGCCGGATTAACCTATAGCCTATTTTCAGGAGTTTTAGTGATGCCATTGAGTCAATTAATGTTTGCTCTCAGCCTAGCTATTTATATTGCAACCTATTTCCACTATTACTCTCTACAACCAAGAGAATTAAAACCTGTAATAAAAAAATGGATGTCCCTGTTATTAATTTTAAGTTCAACTATAACAATATTAAATATAGGAAATGAGAGTTACAAACGCATAGAAAATAATTTCCACCAGAGTGGAAATATGGGTGTGCCGGAGTTTTGGCTTGGGCAGAACTGCTTAGGAGAAGTGCGTTACTTACGAGATGGTAGTGTGAATATAAAATAAAAATCCCACCTTATTAATCTTTGCAACGTTGAAATGCAAAATAATAAGGTGAGATACGATCTTTCTTAATGAGTGACTTTAAACACGACGGTACGGTAGATATACCGGTTCCCACATATGTTTGACTAACTCTTCTTGAATATCTTTACTGCGCAGATAACTGTTTGGATCGGTTTTTTGCAAGTTATCCAAAATCGTCATTGCCACTTTCAAAGACACGTCTTTCAAGTCGCTAATACGAGGGAAAACACAACCTGCTGCCAGATCGTCCTCTGACACAGACTCAGCTAACGCATAAGAAGCTAATGTAAACATATCCAACGTGATCTTATCGACTTTAGACACTATCGAAGCTAAACCAACACCTGGGAAGATAAACACATTATTACCTTGACCAATACGGAAAGTTTTTCCATCATACTCAACGTCATCAAATGGGCTACCTGTGGCAACAATCGCTTGGCCTTGACTCCACTTATAGATATCTTCTGGTAACGCTTCACAGTTCGCGGTTGGGTTTGATAGTGGGAAAACCATTGGACGGCTAGTGTAATCTAACATTTTCTCAATGTGCTGCTGTTCAAACGCACCACCAATACCAGATGTACCCAATAGTACCGTCACTTTATGATTGTTGATTAACTCCGTCAGAGACACTTTACCTTGCTGCTCAACATCCCAGCCTTCAGCTAAAGAACGAGGTTTGGCATAACGACGTTTATACTCATCTAACCCTTCACGATCTTCAAAAACCAATCCTTGAGAATCAAGAACAAAAATTTTATCGCGAGCAGAATCTTTAGAACAGCCTTCTTTTAATAAACCCGCATAAATTTGATCGGCAACACCTACGCCACCAGCGCCAGCGCCATAAACAACATATTGCTGATCGGCAAGTTTCTCTTTTTTGATCTTAACGGCACCAAGAATACCCGCGAGTACAACCGAGCCTGTCCCTTGAATATCATCATTAAATGAGGGTAATTGATCTTCATAATCGCTTAAATTATCAAACGCATTTGATTTACTAAAATCTTCCCATTGCAAAACTGCATTCGGGAAATGTAATTTAACTTGCTTAACAAATTTCTTAATGAATTTTTTATACTCTTCACCGCGGATACGTTTATGCGGCATGCCTAAATACATAGGGTCATTAAGTAACTCTTGATTGTCTGTCCCTATATCTAATGCGATAGGTAAACAATGTGCAGGATGAATACCAGCACCCAATGTATATAAAGAAAGTTTACCGATTGGGATCCCCATTCCACCAACGCCCTGATCACCTAGACCTAAAATACCTTGGCTATCCGTGACCACGATAATTTTAACATCATCACCGTTAAATTGACGTGCCATATCGCCCATCTGATCAACACTATCCGCAGTAATATATAAACCACGTGCTTTTTGATAACGATGGCTAAACTCTTGACAAGCTTTACCCACTGTTGGGGTATAAATGATTGGTGTCATCTCTTCTACATGACGAGAAAGCAACGCATAAAAAAGAGTTTCATTACGATCTTGAAGTGAACGTAAATAGATATATTTCTGAATATCTGAGTCAATCTTTTTAAAGCCGTCATAAACGCGATTTAACTGGTCACCAAACGTTTGTACTTTCGGTGGCAATAGACCTGTTAGCTGAAAAGCTTCGCGCTCTTCATAGCTGAATGCGGTACTTTTATTTAGGTTTCTATCATTAAGTAGCTCGGTGCCTGTTAATGCGACAGGACGAAATGCTTCGCCACTCTCATCTTTCCACGTTAAAAACTTTCCAATTGTCATAATATTCCTCGAGAGCTGATTTAGTTACTTTGTTCTTCTGATTTTTGATTTTATTATTCAATAATATATCACTGAAATAAGGTGATTCCTATTACTTAAGCAATGGACAAACCAGCATTAAAAGCCAAATAACTCATTGATAAGTAATGATTAACACACGATAAGATTTTCTTTTATATTGCTATTTCACTCATTTCACCAAACAACAATAATCATTGTTAACCCATTGATTTAAAATTAAATTCAACTTTAAATCATTTTATTTAGTTTAACTTATCAATCACTAATGGCTACTTTCCACCCATCCACGTCATTAAATATGATTAATAGCTTGAATTCATTGAAAGAGAGTAATCTCATCATTAGATCATATACCTAAAATAATTGGCGTTGCTAGTAGGCGGAAAGTGAGTGAGTGCAGCCAACAACCTACCAGCTTCAAGTATGAAGAGTATAAGTAGAAATTATCGACTTAAATGTAACATCATGAATATA contains:
- a CDS encoding SPOR domain-containing protein — protein: MMKKIITLMLCLTLFGCASSITKEQQALLDQYKRSHNYPALINYYKGQLALDPENSGLQLTIAELYLNNKDLESANFYLHRALEQNKENGHLYRLLGDVYNKQQKYSDALDSYYLAKQYGDDSKELYMGMGIANAQLGLYQYAINNLNEARLRGGNELDIKNNLGLVYVYQGEYQKAVDILFPLYQTQPDNSKVGANLAVALLKMGRTNDLNRVLLQLGYENSQQVSQFSTVVEKRGFFVDKRDVLDIPESKQAKSIDVALHNVVKTKKAEVLNNTSAKKVKMNNDEESKTIVTKQYQRIYYLQLGSFRYQKEAEQQKKLFAKKGLKVAIRPAMVNGKKWYRLALGQEATLHGVKVFAKQQAKQLKNHQYVIQLEKTVIQPKQQEAVANDRALKDVMSGEAV
- a CDS encoding type II secretion system F family protein; this translates as MLLPLLLVALLISLAVTHYLTIKTRKLNASRFLDHKVKINLNWFHEFLGGLGKNQQRELKSKFEDAGIYNAALSRYFAPVKYTILFAFLLLCYLSGLPINDLLIYILLIFIFILVAPDMYLVARKKRIIESNSRQLPYMLDMMSVCVQTGMTLEASFRYLSDELQSFDKDLCYQIRKTSDAAAIKGLELALKDLAERIPTTSVRSFTLTLTQNIQYGTSISNVLSDLAEDMRKEQILSMEEKIGKLSAKMSGPLILLIMFPIIILILAPPIMRSMG
- a CDS encoding type II secretion system F family protein gives rise to the protein MNSTIAFIILVGVVGLYLYLRKKKNNKYAFLLPEGQEASLAPDAINLKGLTDAPLLIRAQQFLILVNELLGKRARLKLTAFLIVVISFSLYANNAWLHFNPVWFVPVSSLTVSWISLSWLLGRRRKEFDETFPDALNILMSAVTAGESINQGFSYVGKTLDNTIGYEFKDISDRMMLGESVDDIFERSCKKFPYPAFLFFVITIRANMARGGQLKSVMGRLIRVLVEARNLEKKKMAMTSEARISAKIVGAIPLIFMIGLKYMSPEDFNFVLFAPEGRGILYYVVGSETLGLFIVWMLVRGAK
- a CDS encoding CpaF family protein; this translates as MSLARELYEEFRGKIFEVLDASIVNDMTPAELTKQIENAVHTLSRSYPTPIPSITRIELAKSLVDELIGLGPLEELMKDESIADIMVNSVDDIFVERNGKVQKTDLSFMSEQQLLDIAKRIANNVGRRVDESSPLVDARLADGSRVNIVIPPIALDGVSISIRKFKEQKLGLRELVGFGAMSPAMARVLMIAARCRINIIISGGTGSGKTTLLNALSQYIGEDERILTIEDAAELRIQQPHVVRLETRPAGVEGTGAVTQRDLVINALRMRPERIILGECRGSEAFEMLQAMNTGHDGSMSTLHANTPRDAISRIESMVMMANLSLPLSAIRRTIVSAVTLVVQASRLRDGSRKVTSISEIYGLEGDAVVMEELFKFEQDNNQGADKITGRFTTSGISGRSKVTEQAGFYGLSRELEQAYEMSDGS
- a CDS encoding type II and III secretion system protein family protein — encoded protein: MKIIKKITLLLLLVLPSLVCARAIDVSVDDAMPLKYSKKIGTVFISQPTIADYQIIGGKQLVLFGRQIGQTRLMIYDVDGNIIGSSIVRVTQPLAEVRQELKVIYPELDISLKSVGKKVAIRGQVYTEEQRDDIYALVAGMLGKEKTERWATTSELTLSDPIQPDPSANFYRNYTYDGIIEGLELRHPYQLNVKVTIAEISSAFSETLGVQWNGGSGTFNFSVTPDFSAPDLSAMLTATADDSMGQILAEPNLTVLSGEEASFLVGGEVPIIARDQDAISVTYKEFGIQLDLSAKVLSEDQIRLRLQPEVSQITGTVTGAGLSAPQMGSRKTTTTIELADGQSFMVGGLMNSADIESLSKIPLLGDIPFFGALFSQSSTSRDRSEVVIIATVNLVKPTTMNKIQLPYLEKTNTYERLLGIPGSKLISGNSVQEAMTIDLINQGGFSNE
- a CDS encoding RcpC/CpaB family pilus assembly protein — encoded protein: MNSRIIFIVSFSIIAFALYSVVDTINSRADAKANAAIQKATQKVKVEQLTFWQAKSDLSKGTVVSNSDFQKVILPKPEAVKIGFNQSVKLPLTADSILKESITEYQWITADFIANPKDRGYLDLLTTEGMVLYPLTISTSNLINNYIQSGDLVDIMAISSPTTNLSGATLRIGNYDGIQARILFNKVRVVAFEQKPKVTDDKKNKDKTPVSHLTISPRVSAAGEFQTTMVVEVDPENISKLALAQRTMYFEIYRSHPTKTIPEANVGDVINNYQGIRELRGNAVTEAAAPEAM
- a CDS encoding prepilin peptidase → MFLLLAIFSDIKYRKIYNWQVIAVFAIACWQVIWYQSISVALISFTIITVMSLVLFSIGFWAGGDAKLVMAISPLLLPSQLMDWLVMIALFGGVLSLFYLIKYRVIYKQKENPHLPYGVAIVAGTTVMLYSQSPQLLMWPFI
- a CDS encoding Flp family type IVb pilin, producing MNKLKTFLNSLKSDQRGVTAIEYGLIAVALAAALVIIAPRLTESINSTFESIETDLGSAGTAPTSIS
- a CDS encoding O-antigen ligase; this translates as MNKKVNFISISLFITLSILCLFSFNIWVFKTDIKLLYDYKRVFVLCTISVFMLVIGIQTITRTEIVNRLLSLPKQVILFSTIFILSILHANYNSHYFEQSQTIMFFWLGLIMMAFALSTLDKTLKIIIYPFFPILSYLLFASVLIGFLSAVFNQKIPSIHHIISFVNPRFLNQIQIWLVIPLFYLLLTIKGRKKWFFFAFVPLILNISLYFGLDARGVSLSTVSTLFLWTLLDRVYRKKILFNLTLLFALGFIIKTLLLSPMPNYIFGGEVADVIHAIRTNTSDRISLWQDAINISSLIGHGGKAYICNYKLAGHPHNSILNMLFNYGLIATLCYMSLALLLLKTVIVTKFRQVRVTGLSLIAGLTYSLFSGVLVMPLSQLMFALSLAIYIATYFHYYSLQPRELKPVIKKWMSLLLILSSTITILNIGNESYKRIENNFHQSGNMGVPEFWLGQNCLGEVRYLRDGSVNIK